One window of Nymphaea colorata isolate Beijing-Zhang1983 chromosome 1, ASM883128v2, whole genome shotgun sequence genomic DNA carries:
- the LOC116245654 gene encoding uncharacterized protein LOC116245654 isoform X3 — MAVAFVKVLSILVVALLVVPGGLNSGQVKAEDCRKEKEEVIALCGKYSLKRNPVPGPPSASCCNKIKASDIACVCRALTPAEAKNYNMTLSGRVLRECGYAVHAGFKCGGDIVPEA; from the coding sequence atggcaGTGGCTTTTGTCAAAGTACTGAGCATCCTGGTGGTTGCCTTGTTGGTGGTACCTGGCGGGCTGAACTCCGGCCAGGTGAAGGCGGAGGACTGCcggaaggagaaagaagaggtGATAGCTCTCTGCGGCAAGTACTCCCTGAAACGCAACCCAGTTCCAGGGCCGCCGTCTGCGAGTTGTTGCAACAAGATCAAGGCTTCTGACATTGCTTGTGTCTGCCGAGCTCTCACTCCTGCGGAGGCGAAAAATTACAATATGACCTTGAGTGGCAGAGTTCTCCGCGAGTGTGGCTATGCCGTTCACGCCGGCTTCAAATGCGGCG
- the LOC116245654 gene encoding uncharacterized protein LOC116245654 isoform X1: MAVAFVKVLSILVVALLVVPGGLNSGQVKAEDCRKEKEEVIALCGKYSLKRNPVPGPPSASCCNKIKASDIACVCRALTPAEAKNYNMTLSGRVLRECGYAVHAGFKCGGDIVPEA, translated from the exons atggcaGTGGCTTTTGTCAAAGTACTGAGCATCCTGGTGGTTGCCTTGTTGGTGGTACCTGGCGGGCTGAACTCCGGCCAGGTGAAGGCGGAGGACTGCcggaaggagaaagaagaggtGATAGCTCTCTGCGGCAAGTACTCCCTGAAACGCAACCCAGTTCCAGGGCCGCCGTCTGCGAGTTGTTGCAACAAGATCAAGGCTTCTGACATTGCTTGTGTCTGCCGAGCTCTCACTCCTGCGGAGGCGAAAAATTACAATATGACCTTGAGTGGCAGAGTTCTCCGCGAGTGTGGCTATGCCGTTCACGCCGGCTTCAAATGCGGCG GTGACATCGTGCCTGAAGCTTGA